CAGCATTCTTGAACACACCTTCGCCGAACATTTACCTCATTGCTCAGTCGTTTCAACGGTTTCGCATCAACATATCTACGGTTTATTATTTAAAATTCTCTGGCCTTTGGCGGCGAGCCGCGCATTCTTAAGCGAACAAATCGACTATCCAGAAACCTTAAGCTACTACTTGGCTATTATGCCAAATTTATGTTTAATCAGTAGCCCTGCTCAATTGACTCGCTTACCTGATGCACTTGAAAACCAAAGGCAACAACGTATTCCTAGCTTAATTTTCAGCTCGGGTGGCCCGTTAAACTTTGAGGCAGCCCAGGCGGTTAAGCACTGTTTTAATCAATTACCGATTGAAATATTTGGCAGTACTGAAACTGGCGGTATTGCCTATCGCCGCCAGCTGCAACCTCAGCAGCCATGGCAAGCCTTTAACCAAGTCAATATTGATATCGCGCCACAAGACGGAGCATTAATGTTGCAGTCAGTCTATCTAGACGACCCGACTCAATGGTTAAAATGCGATGATAAAATTGAACTGGTAAATGATGGTCAGTTCCGTTTATTACACCGACTTGACCGCATTGTAAAAATTGAAGAAAAACGTTTGTCATTAGCCCAAGTTGAGCATTTACTGCAAACGCATCCTTTTGTGCGCGAAGCTGCGGTCACGGTATTAGAACAGCCGCGGACCATGTTAGGTGCTGCAATATGTTTAAGCGAGTTAGGCTTGCAAACCCTAAAGGACGAAGGCAAATTGGCAGTTAATAATGCATTAAAAAGCCATTTGTTGAGTCAGTTTGAGCGCATCACGTTACCAAGACGCTGGCGCTATCCAGAAAACTTGCCGCTCAATAGCCAAGGCAAGCGTACCCAATCAGAAATTGTAGCCTTATTTAGTCATGATTAAGTCCGAATTACCTCATATCATTAGCCATGAAGGCGATAATAATAGCTATCATTGGCGCTTATTTATTAGTGCAGATTTAGCCTTTTTTAAGGGCCATTTCCCAGAGCAAGCTGTATTACCTGGGATAACTCTAGTCGATTGGGCGGTCAAATTGGGTTGCGAGGCATTTGGCTATTCCGCTACGGTTGCCACATTAGAAGTACTTAAGTTTCAGCAACTCATATTACCCGACACCTATGTTGATTTGGTGATTGAACACCAAGCACAAAAAGCAAAACTGATTTTTAGTTACCGCGATCAAGATAAACGCTTTGCTTCTGGGCGCATTGTTATCAAACCCGCATGGGTTAATGCAGCAACCAATATTGAGAGTGACTCATGAAGCTCGCCTTGGTTATTCCTAACTACAATCATCATATCGCCATAGAGAAAACCCTCGCAGAGTTGGCAAAATTCAACCTGCAATGTTATTTGGTTGATGATGGCAGCCAAGATGAAACTCGTTACCTATTGCACGCCATGGCGGAAAAATTTGCCTGGGTAACGCTTATTAGTCATCCGTTTAATCGTGGTAAAGGAGCCGCTGTGACTAGCGGGCTGCGCCAAGCTTATCGTGATGGTTTTAGTCATGTATTACAGGTCGATGCTGATGGACAGCATAATTTAGACGATATTCCGTTAATGATATCGACCAGTAAGCAGCACCCACAAGCATTAATATCTGGCCAACCAATTTATGATGAGTCTGTACCTAAAGGGCGTTTATACGGGCGTTATATCACTCATTTTTGGGTGTGGGTTGAAACCTTAAGTTTTGATATTCAAGATTCTATGTGTGGCTTTCGGATCTACCCACTCGCTGCGACTGAGCAATTATTTAGCCAGCAAGCGTTAGGCGAACGGATGGACTTTGATATTGAGATCATGGTCAAGCTTTACTGGCAAGGCACTGCCGTCGTGCAGGTGCCAACCAAAGTCATCTATCCTGAAGATGGCATCAGTCACTTTCAAGGCGTTCAGGATAATGTTCGCATCAGCTGGATGCACACCAAGTTATTTTTTGGCATGTTAGCGCGTCTACCACGTATTATTAGCACACGGTTTTTGCAGCAAAAAGAGTCGCCCCCAACTCAAGTTCAGTCACCAAAACATTGGTCCACAATGACCGAGCGAGGCAGTTTTTGGGGGATTAAGCTGTTAGCCCAATGCTATCGTTTGGGCGGGCATTGGTTGTGCCGAGCGGTTATGTATCCAGTAATTTGTTATTTTTTTCTCACTGGCTCAACAGCTCGCCGTGCATCATTAGACTTTTTACACCGAGTGCAACAGCAACAACCCAATCACCCTCATCTCAGTCGCGAGGTCAATTGGCGCGATAGCCTCAAACATTTTTTTGCCTTTGGTAATGCCGCCCTCGATAGAATTGACGCTTGGTGTAACCGGATAAATCTAGACCAAGTCGACTTTGACGACCGTAAAATACTCGCAGATCAAGCGGCTACTGGCAGGGGCGCCGTATTAATTGTGTCGCATTTAGGTAATATGGAACTGTGCCGCGCTATCTCTGTCCACCAGCAAAATGTCAAAGTGAATGTGATGGTGCTAACCCAAAATGCGGAAAATTTTAATAAGGTTCTACAGCAGCTTAATCCACAAAGTAGCCTAAATTTAATCCATGTTAACGAGCTCGATCCGAGTACTGCCATGTTACTGCAGCAAAAAATCGACCAAGGTGAAATTGTGGTAATTGCCGCTGACCGCACCTCGTCGAGCAGCCAGGGCCGTGTAACCTATTTACCGTTTTTAGGCCAAGATGCAGCGTTTCCACAAGGGCCATTTATTTTAGCAAGCTTACTCGACTGCCCGGTTTACACCTTATTTTGTATTCGTCAGCATGGCCGTTATCAAGTACATGTTGAACATCTAAGCGACAGCTTAAAAGGTCCACGTACAGGTCGAATTGAACGCTTAACCGACGCCATGAGCCAATACAGCCAACGCTTAGCGCATTTTGCCCAACTCGCTCCGATGCAATGGTTTAACTTTTTCGATTTTTGGCGCAAAGACGAGCTGGTATGGCGTAATACTCAGCACTCTCCCTCAAGCGCAACCCATTTACCCAGTCAGGATAGATAATTAATGAGCCATTCATCTTCAATGTCATCAACCGCCGACAGCACAGTGCATTTAGGCCAACGCTATCTTAGTCTTGAGCAAGTGGTGGCTATAGCCAAAGGCGCTGCGGTCAAACTGACAGACACTGCTGACTATGTTGAATATATTCAAAAAGGTGCACGCTTTATTGACAGCGTACTCCATGAAGAAGGCGTGGTTTATGGCGTGACAACGGGTTACGGCGACTCGTGTACAGTTAATGTTAGCTTAGATTTAGTCCATGAATTACCGCTGCACTTAACCCGCTTCCATGGCTGTGGCTTAGGCGATGTATTTAGCCCGATGCAAGCCCGCGCGATTATGGCTTGCCGCTTAAACTCACTGGCGGTGGGCAAATCAGGCGTAAGTTATTTACTGCTACAACGCATCGAGTGGCTCTTAAACAATGACATTACTCCAGTGATCCCCCAAGAGGGCTCGGTCGGCGCCAGTGGCGATTTAACTCCATTATCTTATCTTGCTGCGGTATTAGTTGGCGAACGCGAAGTGATTTACCAAGGTAAACGCCAAGCGACTAAAGATGTTTACCTACAATTTGGCATGATGCCATTAACTTTGCGTCCTAAAGAAGGTCTCGCATTAATGAATGGTACTGCGGTTATGACGGCTCTTGCTTGTTTAGCCTATGACAGATCGCAATATTTAACCCGCCTATCAAGCCGGATAACCGCCATGGCATCGTTAACGCTCAAGGGTAACGCAAACCATTTTGATGAAATTTTATTTGCCGCCAAGCCCCACCCAGGTCAAAACCAGATTGCCAGTTGGATCCGTGAGGACTTAAATCATCATGTGCATCCCCGAAATTCAGACCGCCTTCAAGACCGTTATTCTATCCGCTGTGCACCGCACATCATCGGCGTATTGCAAGATGCTCTACCCTTTATGCGTCAGTTTATTGAAATCGAACTTAACAGCGCTAACGATAATCCGATTGTTGATGCCGAAGGTGAACATATTCTCCATGGTGGTCATTTTTATGGTGGCCATATTGCCTTTGCCATGGATGCGATGAAAAATGCCGTAGCCAATATCGCCGACTTAATCGATCGCCAAATGGCCTTAGTGATGGACCCTAAATTTAACAATGGCTTACCAGCTAATTTATCTGCTGCAGAAGGTGATCGCCGTGCAATTAATCACGGTTTTAAAGCCGTGCAAATTGGCGTATCAGCATGGACTGCTGAAGCATTAAAAAACACTATGCCAGCCAGCGTGTTTTCACGTTCAACAGAATGTCACAACCAAGACAAAGTGAGCATGGGCACCATAGCTGCACGTGATTGTATGCGTATTTTACAGCTCACAGAACAAGTCGCTGCCGCGGCATTGTTAGCCATGAGCCAAGGTATTCAACTGCGTATTATGCAGCAAGAACTCGATGCGAGTTCATTAACCCCCTCTCTTGCAACGACCTTAGCCCAAGTAAGCGAAGATTTTGAACTGCTAACCGAAGACCGTCCTTTAGAGACGGTATTGCGCCAAACAGTGGAAAAGATTCAATTGGGTCTGTGGGAGGTGTGCTAAATGAAAGGTTTATTACTGACCGAAATGGACATGGTGATCCCGTTTCACGATGTTGATTCGATGGGCATCACTTGGCATGGTAATTATTTACGTTACTTCGAAGTTGTGCGCTGCTTATTGCTGGATAAACTCGGTTATAACTACCGTACGATGCAACAATCGGGTTATGCGTGGCCGATTGTCGATGTACAAGTAAAGTATGTTAAAAGCAGCACTTTTGATCAAAAAATCAAAGTGATCGCCGCCATTGTTGAATGGGAAAATCGTTTGCGCATTAACTACCAAATTGTTGATGCCCAAACCAATGCGCGGATAACGAAAGGCTATACCATTCAAGCTGCGGTAGATATTACGACCGAAGAATTATGCTTTGTCACCCCTGAAGTATTTCAGGAAAAAATTCGTCGATTACTTGATGTGAGCCAAGCTTAATGAATACTCGCAAAGGCATGTTTACTCAGGTTTGGATAGTGATCTGCCTCTGTTTGCCTCTTGGCAGTATTTCCGCCAATGAACATTCACTAGCAAGCAGTAATAAACCACTGACTCAAGCACAACTGGCAGATGTTCAGGCGTTGTATACTCAACCCGCCACCACAGAAGCGCTCAGTGCGCTAGCGCAACAACTGAATTTACAACTTGATACCAGAGGGCAGTTTATTCAGCGGCGTCACTTACAGGTGCTAAAAAAGCCCTTGCTCAGCCAGGGACAATTTATTTTTAGTCCGACGCAAGGGTTAGTATGGCAGCAGCTGCGACCATTTAGCACCTTGATGGTGCTAAAAGATCAGCAGTTAATTCAGCAAAACAGCCAAGGCAAGGTCCAACAACTGAATGCTATGGCCAGTGGTAGTCCAATCGCACAGCAAGTACCGCGGTTACTGCAAGCAATTATGGCGGGTAATATTGCTGCTTTAAGTGCGGATTTCACCTTATTTATGCCCGCTAATTACAACGCAGGCACGCCATGGCAACTCGGCTTGCAAGCTAAAGACCCACAACTACGCGCATCCATGGGCAATATCACGCTCAGTGGCGATACTCTATTACGCTCATTAATCATCACCAGCAGCCAGGCCGATATCAGCGATTATACTCAAATTCAATTTCTTGATGCCCAGCAAGGGCCGCTCAGCACAACTGAACTCGAGCTTTTTAGCCTTGGCAGTGAGTCCAATCAATAATGCTTCGATTATCGCTTAATGCAGTGTTATCTCCCATTGGGCGTTTTGCCTTATGGGGAGTATTGCTGCTAGCAATGATAGTCACAGGCTTTGTGCAATGGCAGCAAGGTGCACATATTCAGACTGATATTTTGGCCATGTTGCCGCACCTACAACAAGATAAGCTTACCGAGAAAGCCTTAAACAAGGTAGAACAGCAACTGGCTAATCAAGTGTATATTGCGGTAATTGCTCCAAACGAAACCCAAGCTATCGGCGCAGCCAAGCAGCTGATGACATCGCTCAATCAATCCAATCAATCGCCCTTTACTGCCGTTCGCAGCGGCGCAGATGATAATCTACAACACTTAGCTAAAGTCTACTTCGAACATCGCTTTGGCTTACTGACACCAGAGCAAGCGCAGGCCATTGAAACCGATAATTGGCGCCAACTGCTTAACGCAGCCCAAAGCCAACTTTATAGCACATTTGGTTTTGCCAACAGCCAACTGCTCAGCAATGATCCATTACTGATGTTTCCAGCCAACTTACTGGCGTTATCGCCCAATAATGCGCTGCGCAGCCAACAGGGTATTTTACTCACAGATACTGCCGACGGTGTGGCGGCGATTGTGATGGCCAAAGGCCGTGACAGCGCCTTTAGCCCCAACGCTCAGCAACAGCAAATTCAAGCATTGGAATCTGCGTTGAGTCACATTAACCAGCAATATTCCCAAGTGAGCTTTCTTAAGGCGGGGGCGTTATTTCATGCCATTGCTGCCACCGAGTCAGCCAAACAAGAGATCAGCCGCATTGGCTTAATTTCCATGTTGGGGATTATCTTATTGGTCTGGTTGGCATTTCGATCAGTGATGCCATTATTTGCGGCACTACTTACCTTAACGAGCGGTGTGGTGTTTGCGCTAGTCGCCACCTTAAGCCTTTTTGGCGAGCTGCATTTACTGACATTGGTATTTGGCACCAGCTTAATTGGCGTAGCGATTGATTACAGCTTTCACTTTTACTGTGAAAAACAGGCTCACCCCAATGACAACGCCAGTGACACCTTAAGGCGTATTTTTCCGGCGCTAACTCTCGCTCTTGCTACCAGTGCCAGTGCCTTTATCGCTATTGGTTTTACCCCGTTTCCTGGGATGCAACAGGTGGCAGTATTTTGCGCCGCTGGCTTAATAGGTGCGTACCTAACCCTACTACTGGTGTTCCCATTATTGGGCAACCATGCGCTTAAACCAACACCTGGATTAACCCTAGCCCAAGGTTATCTAACGTTATTAAAACGCATTTTTACTGCGCCGCAATGGTGGCAAAAAACCACCATAGCGGCACTGCTGCTGTGTTTAACCGCTATATTATTTTTTGGCTTATCCAAAGCAGACTCTAATGATGATATTCGCCAATTACAGCAAAGTCCTGCAGCCATCACCACAGAAGAAAACCAGCTTAGACAACTACTTAGCGGCGGCACAGACAACCAATTTATTTTAGTCAGCAGTAACAATGAACAAGGTTTATTGCAAACCTTAGAACAACTGACACCTGTGCTTAATCAAGCCATTGGCGATGGCGAGTTAGACCAAGCCATTAGCCTAAGCCGCTTTATGCCCAGCATTGCCAGTCAACGCCACAATTATGAGTTACAACAACAACTTTATCAGCAACATTTGCACGAAATCATTAGCAACATGGGCCTAGATGACAACATAAATGCCAGCCTACAGAGACAACTTGATCATGCAAAATCAAAATATCTAACCCCAAAAGAGGTGTTAGCCCTAGCCAATGATGACTTACGTGCCTTATGGCTTGGTGCTGTATCGACCACAGACCAAACCCAACAATATGGCGCAATTGTATTGTTAGGTGGCATTCACTCATTAACCTCTATTGAGCAACGACTGACTCGCCACGATTGGTCTTTGGGGCAGGTGCAATTAATTGATAAAGTCGGTGATATATCGGCTTTAATGGGCCAATATCGTCAACTAACATTGCAGTTATTAGTGTGGGTATTTGCTTTGGCTTGCCTACTCTTCAGTATTAAATACGGCATTAAGCTAGCATTAGCCATTGTTTCAGTACCCGCGTTATCAGTACTGCTCACCCTGGCGTGTTTAGGCTTAGTTGGTTCAAGCATTAGCTTGTTTCACGCCTTAGCGCTTATTTTAGTGCTGGGAATTGGTATCGATTACAGTCTCTTTTTCGCCGAAGCCAAACACACCAGTCGCGGAGTCATGATGGCTATCTTTATGTCAGCCTGTTCAACACTATTGGCTTTTGGTTTGCTGGCGCTGAGTCAAACTCATGCGATTCACTTTTTTGGTCTTACATTATTATTTGGGATCAGTTTTTCCTTTTTACTCGCACCATTTATTTCATTTATCACAAGGAAAACAGTGTAAATGTTAAGCCATCAGACACATAAAATCAGCAACATGGATGTTGATGTAGCCATCATTGGCGCCGGCCCTTCAGGTGCTATAGCCGCAAGCTTGTTACGCCAGCAGGGCCATCGCGTTGTGGTGATTGAAAAACAACATTTTCCGCGTTTTTCAATTGGCGAAAGCTTACTCCCCTGTTGCATGCAATTTATTGAACAAGCCGGCATGCTCGAAGCCGTTAATAATGCTGGGTTTCAGTTTAAAAAACGGCGCAGCATTTAGCCACCAAGGTCGCTATACCACCTTCGACTTTACCGATAAGTTTACTCCAGGCCCGGGTACCACCTTTCAAGTTCAGCGGGCTGATTTTGATAAACTCTTAGCTGATACAGCAATAAGCCAAGGGGTTGAGATTCGATTTGGACATCAAGTCGATGCAATTGATTTAACTCACGATCCTCGCTTAACCGTAACCAATGAGCAAGGATCACAGTATCAGGTGAATGCTAAATTTGTGCTTGATGCCAGTGGCTTTGGTCGAGTATTACCACGATTGTTAAACCTAGAGCAATCGTCAACTTTACCCCCCACGAAGTGCTATTTTTACCCATATTGAAGACAACATCAGCGATCCTAGTTTTGATCGCAATAAGATCCTCATTAGCGTGCACCCCAAGCATAAGGATATTTGGTACTGGTTAATCCCTTTTAGCAATAATCGGTGTTCAATTGGGGTGGTCGCTGAACCGCATTTACTCCAACGTTTATCTGGTAGTCTTGAACAACAGTTGTTAGCTATCATCAATGAAGAGCCGGTACTGCAACGCTTGCTGACCAAGGCTAATATCGTTCAGCCCTGTGCCACCCTAAAAGGTTATTCGGCCAACGTCACCACTTTAGCAACCAACAAGTTTGCTTTACTGGGTAATGCAGGCGAGTTTCTTGATCCGGTATTTTCATCAGGGGTAACGATTGCAATGCAATCTGCGTCTATGGCTGTAGCATGTTTACATAAGCAACTTAATGGCCAAAAAATTGATTGGGATAGCCAATACTCAGAGCCATTAATGCAAGGGGTTAATACCTTTAGAACTTATGTCCAAGCTTGGTATGATGGTCGATTTCAAGATGTCATTTTCTATCAACAAGCTAACAACACCATTAAACAAATGATTTGCTCAATCTTAGCCGGCTATGCTTGGGACATGAATAACCCATTTGTAAAAGAATCTGAACGCCGCCTCAATACCATTGTCGAGTTATGTCGGGAGCCCAATGTTGCTTAACTTATTTAGGCATTTTATTGATGTGTTATCACGCCGTGTTGTGGCCCTGCTTCTGTTAAGCTTTTTAACCGCTTGTAGCCAGCAAATAGCCAGACAAACTTGTGTCCCTCTAACGAGTGAAGCACAATATTGCTTAAATCCAACCTCGTCGGTATTAACTGATGCTCAGCATCAAGACATTAATTTAACTCAAATGGTTAACTTTACCCGTGGCCAAGATAGCCATGAGTTATTAACCCAGCTTGACGTTAATTCACAACGGATGACATTAGTGGGATTAGCCCCGCTTGGGCAAGCGTTATTCACTCTTGTATACGATGGACAAACTCTGCAAAGTGAGCAAAGTTTGTTATTGGGTGAACAGTTTAAAGCAGAATACTTGATGGCAATAATGCAGTTAATTTACTGGCCAACAGAGCAAGTTAATCAACAATTGAGTGGTGGAAACTTGGTAACAATATCCTGTGATATGGCACTATGTAAGCAACTGGTCGATGATAATGGCGCGTCAATAACATTAACGTACAACAATATTGATCCTTGGTTGGCACAAGTGAATGTCGACATCGATGCAGCTGATATTCACCTGCAAATTAACCCGATTGAATAATCAGTGTGCTACCAATAAACAGACAGTGATAAATAGGCCATATAAGCAAATATGAATAGTCGCATTGCAATAACTCACATTGGATTGTGTACACCTCTGGGCAACTCGCCTGAAGAAGTGTTGCCACGTCTCATTAATGGTGATGTCAGTGCCATGCAATGGC
The Shewanella vesiculosa DNA segment above includes these coding regions:
- a CDS encoding AMP-binding protein — encoded protein: MNKLLLNWLATGPASQQLISFDHHDIMTGSLFCAQVAHLHAQLSQSTAKRWLLAAKHSDVFAAGLCAALLAGKQVILPANTQGGTLSQLNHEFDAIIADRPLCEVREYIALKKELSLPAAPWPKTETLGELILFTSGSSGQPKAVKKTLQQLDAEVSILEHTFAEHLPHCSVVSTVSHQHIYGLLFKILWPLAASRAFLSEQIDYPETLSYYLAIMPNLCLISSPAQLTRLPDALENQRQQRIPSLIFSSGGPLNFEAAQAVKHCFNQLPIEIFGSTETGGIAYRRQLQPQQPWQAFNQVNIDIAPQDGALMLQSVYLDDPTQWLKCDDKIELVNDGQFRLLHRLDRIVKIEEKRLSLAQVEHLLQTHPFVREAAVTVLEQPRTMLGAAICLSELGLQTLKDEGKLAVNNALKSHLLSQFERITLPRRWRYPENLPLNSQGKRTQSEIVALFSHD
- the hutH gene encoding histidine ammonia-lyase, encoding MSHSSSMSSTADSTVHLGQRYLSLEQVVAIAKGAAVKLTDTADYVEYIQKGARFIDSVLHEEGVVYGVTTGYGDSCTVNVSLDLVHELPLHLTRFHGCGLGDVFSPMQARAIMACRLNSLAVGKSGVSYLLLQRIEWLLNNDITPVIPQEGSVGASGDLTPLSYLAAVLVGEREVIYQGKRQATKDVYLQFGMMPLTLRPKEGLALMNGTAVMTALACLAYDRSQYLTRLSSRITAMASLTLKGNANHFDEILFAAKPHPGQNQIASWIREDLNHHVHPRNSDRLQDRYSIRCAPHIIGVLQDALPFMRQFIEIELNSANDNPIVDAEGEHILHGGHFYGGHIAFAMDAMKNAVANIADLIDRQMALVMDPKFNNGLPANLSAAEGDRRAINHGFKAVQIGVSAWTAEALKNTMPASVFSRSTECHNQDKVSMGTIAARDCMRILQLTEQVAAAALLAMSQGIQLRIMQQELDASSLTPSLATTLAQVSEDFELLTEDRPLETVLRQTVEKIQLGLWEVC
- a CDS encoding thioesterase family protein, with the translated sequence MKGLLLTEMDMVIPFHDVDSMGITWHGNYLRYFEVVRCLLLDKLGYNYRTMQQSGYAWPIVDVQVKYVKSSTFDQKIKVIAAIVEWENRLRINYQIVDAQTNARITKGYTIQAAVDITTEELCFVTPEVFQEKIRRLLDVSQA
- a CDS encoding outer membrane lipoprotein carrier protein LolA: MNTRKGMFTQVWIVICLCLPLGSISANEHSLASSNKPLTQAQLADVQALYTQPATTEALSALAQQLNLQLDTRGQFIQRRHLQVLKKPLLSQGQFIFSPTQGLVWQQLRPFSTLMVLKDQQLIQQNSQGKVQQLNAMASGSPIAQQVPRLLQAIMAGNIAALSADFTLFMPANYNAGTPWQLGLQAKDPQLRASMGNITLSGDTLLRSLIITSSQADISDYTQIQFLDAQQGPLSTTELELFSLGSESNQ
- a CDS encoding MMPL family transporter, with product MLRLSLNAVLSPIGRFALWGVLLLAMIVTGFVQWQQGAHIQTDILAMLPHLQQDKLTEKALNKVEQQLANQVYIAVIAPNETQAIGAAKQLMTSLNQSNQSPFTAVRSGADDNLQHLAKVYFEHRFGLLTPEQAQAIETDNWRQLLNAAQSQLYSTFGFANSQLLSNDPLLMFPANLLALSPNNALRSQQGILLTDTADGVAAIVMAKGRDSAFSPNAQQQQIQALESALSHINQQYSQVSFLKAGALFHAIAATESAKQEISRIGLISMLGIILLVWLAFRSVMPLFAALLTLTSGVVFALVATLSLFGELHLLTLVFGTSLIGVAIDYSFHFYCEKQAHPNDNASDTLRRIFPALTLALATSASAFIAIGFTPFPGMQQVAVFCAAGLIGAYLTLLLVFPLLGNHALKPTPGLTLAQGYLTLLKRIFTAPQWWQKTTIAALLLCLTAILFFGLSKADSNDDIRQLQQSPAAITTEENQLRQLLSGGTDNQFILVSSNNEQGLLQTLEQLTPVLNQAIGDGELDQAISLSRFMPSIASQRHNYELQQQLYQQHLHEIISNMGLDDNINASLQRQLDHAKSKYLTPKEVLALANDDLRALWLGAVSTTDQTQQYGAIVLLGGIHSLTSIEQRLTRHDWSLGQVQLIDKVGDISALMGQYRQLTLQLLVWVFALACLLFSIKYGIKLALAIVSVPALSVLLTLACLGLVGSSISLFHALALILVLGIGIDYSLFFAEAKHTSRGVMMAIFMSACSTLLAFGLLALSQTHAIHFFGLTLLFGISFSFLLAPFISFITRKTV
- a CDS encoding DUF3261 domain-containing protein, producing the protein MLLNLFRHFIDVLSRRVVALLLLSFLTACSQQIARQTCVPLTSEAQYCLNPTSSVLTDAQHQDINLTQMVNFTRGQDSHELLTQLDVNSQRMTLVGLAPLGQALFTLVYDGQTLQSEQSLLLGEQFKAEYLMAIMQLIYWPTEQVNQQLSGGNLVTISCDMALCKQLVDDNGASITLTYNNIDPWLAQVNVDIDAADIHLQINPIE